In Gemmatimonadales bacterium, the following are encoded in one genomic region:
- a CDS encoding protein kinase has protein sequence MSGHEPVPEFVERLTAALRDRYRIEREVGAGGMATVYLAHDLKHHRAVALKALRPELAAALGHERFLREIEIAAGLSHPHILPLYDSGEADGVLFYVMPYVEGESLRDRIRREKQLPLDDAMKVAREVADALSYAHTRGVIHRDIKPENIMLQSGHAVVADFGIARAVDAAGGARLTETGMAIGTPSYMSPEQAAGDRDLDGRSDLYALGCVLYEMLAGQPPFTGPTVESVIHQHLAAEPRSITQIRPAVPDEIAGVLQRALAKNPADRFNPVAQFAEALGQRRAPAAASGRRPRRRLVPVLAAGAVVVVGAAGALLFRGGRTAIVFGATTQVTLDPGLEIDAAISPDGSMVAYAAGPPTRMQIYVRQVSGGRTVRLTDDTTMHHRWPRWSPDGTRVAYETADGTIAAVPALGGAPRLLARVPPDSGSITDGPPIAGFDWSPDGQRLVYVRKWPLGSIYLQSLRGGPPTLLATVPQAHSPSWSPDGSRVAVAVGNGVFVFGAKYFANEGQSGIAVVPVGGGSPVTIADASAINVSPVWTPDGRSLLWISSREGPRDVYRVAVSRSGVPRGPPQRVTSGLGAFSLSLSRDGRRLAYATLTTSSNVWEMDIPAGGPVSSASARPVTLGDQTVETADVSPDGRWLAFDSNRGGNYDIWRMPVAGGDPIQVTTNPADDFAPAWAPDGRTLAFHSLRNGNRDLFTIAADGTGETQRTSGPAEDLDTHWSPDGSALVYQSVTKDRDVIRVLRLADGSGHDLWPGEYARWSPAGGEIAAITPQGLRVGPAAGGPTRILVPRPDENSGPYLCTWSRDARTVYYLYRDASGWSIRSVPATGGPSRRLVNFGDSEQQPNRYALATDGRRFYYTAGRREGDVWVAELTAR, from the coding sequence GTGAGCGGGCACGAGCCGGTGCCGGAGTTCGTGGAGCGCCTGACGGCGGCGCTCCGCGACCGCTACCGCATCGAGCGCGAGGTCGGTGCCGGCGGGATGGCGACGGTGTACCTCGCGCACGACCTCAAGCACCACCGGGCCGTCGCCCTGAAGGCGTTGCGGCCCGAGCTGGCCGCGGCGCTCGGCCACGAGCGCTTCCTCCGCGAGATCGAGATCGCCGCCGGGCTCAGCCATCCGCACATCCTGCCGCTCTACGATTCGGGGGAGGCGGACGGCGTCCTGTTCTACGTCATGCCGTACGTCGAGGGCGAGTCGCTGCGGGACCGCATCCGGCGCGAGAAGCAGCTCCCGCTCGACGACGCGATGAAGGTCGCGCGGGAGGTGGCCGACGCGCTGTCCTACGCTCACACCCGCGGCGTCATTCACCGTGACATCAAGCCCGAGAACATCATGCTCCAGAGCGGGCACGCCGTGGTGGCCGACTTCGGCATCGCCCGGGCCGTCGACGCCGCGGGCGGCGCGCGGCTGACCGAGACGGGAATGGCGATCGGCACGCCTTCGTACATGAGCCCGGAGCAGGCGGCGGGGGATCGCGACCTGGACGGCCGCAGCGACCTCTACGCGCTGGGCTGCGTCCTGTACGAGATGCTGGCCGGGCAGCCGCCGTTCACCGGGCCCACGGTGGAGAGCGTGATCCACCAGCACCTGGCGGCGGAGCCGCGCTCGATCACTCAGATCCGTCCGGCCGTCCCGGACGAGATCGCCGGCGTGCTGCAGCGCGCGCTGGCCAAGAACCCCGCGGACCGGTTCAACCCGGTCGCGCAGTTCGCCGAGGCGCTCGGGCAGCGCCGCGCCCCGGCGGCCGCATCCGGGCGGCGACCCCGCCGCCGGCTCGTGCCCGTGCTCGCGGCAGGCGCCGTGGTCGTCGTGGGGGCGGCGGGCGCGCTGCTGTTCCGCGGCGGACGCACGGCCATCGTCTTCGGCGCCACGACGCAGGTCACGCTCGACCCCGGCCTGGAGATCGACGCCGCGATCTCGCCCGACGGATCCATGGTGGCGTACGCGGCCGGCCCGCCCACGCGGATGCAGATCTACGTGCGCCAGGTGAGCGGCGGCCGCACGGTGCGGCTGACCGACGACACCACCATGCACCATCGCTGGCCGCGCTGGTCCCCCGACGGCACGCGGGTCGCCTACGAAACGGCCGACGGGACCATCGCGGCGGTGCCCGCTTTGGGCGGGGCCCCGCGCCTCCTCGCGCGAGTGCCCCCGGATTCGGGATCGATCACCGACGGTCCGCCGATCGCGGGCTTCGACTGGTCCCCGGACGGTCAGCGCCTGGTGTACGTGCGGAAGTGGCCGCTCGGGTCCATCTACCTCCAGAGCCTGCGCGGAGGCCCGCCGACGCTGCTGGCCACGGTCCCCCAGGCGCACTCCCCCTCGTGGTCGCCCGACGGCTCGCGGGTGGCGGTCGCGGTCGGGAACGGGGTCTTCGTGTTCGGCGCGAAGTACTTCGCCAACGAGGGTCAGTCCGGCATCGCGGTCGTTCCGGTCGGCGGCGGGTCGCCGGTGACGATCGCCGATGCGTCGGCGATCAACGTCTCGCCGGTCTGGACGCCCGACGGACGGAGCCTCCTGTGGATCTCGAGCCGGGAGGGCCCGCGGGACGTGTATCGCGTGGCCGTCTCCCGGTCCGGCGTGCCACGCGGTCCGCCCCAGCGCGTCACGTCGGGGTTGGGCGCTTTCTCGCTGTCGCTCAGCCGGGACGGCCGTCGCCTGGCCTACGCCACGCTCACGACCTCCTCGAACGTCTGGGAGATGGACATCCCGGCGGGAGGGCCGGTGTCGAGCGCGTCGGCGCGTCCCGTCACCCTGGGCGACCAGACCGTCGAGACGGCCGACGTGAGTCCGGACGGCAGGTGGCTCGCCTTCGATTCCAACCGGGGCGGCAACTACGACATCTGGCGGATGCCGGTCGCCGGAGGCGACCCCATCCAGGTGACCACCAATCCCGCGGACGACTTCGCTCCGGCGTGGGCGCCCGACGGGCGTACGCTCGCGTTCCACTCGCTCCGGAACGGCAACCGGGATCTCTTCACGATCGCCGCCGACGGCACCGGGGAGACGCAGCGGACCAGTGGACCGGCCGAGGACCTGGACACGCACTGGTCGCCCGACGGGAGCGCGCTCGTCTACCAGTCGGTCACCAAGGACCGCGACGTCATCCGGGTGCTGAGGCTGGCCGACGGGAGCGGACACGACCTGTGGCCGGGGGAGTACGCGCGGTGGTCGCCGGCGGGCGGCGAGATCGCGGCCATCACGCCGCAGGGCCTGCGCGTGGGACCGGCCGCCGGCGGCCCGACCCGGATCCTGGTCCCGCGGCCCGACGAGAACTCGGGGCCGTACCTCTGCACCTGGTCGCGCGATGCCCGGACCGTCTACTACCTGTATCGGGACGCGTCCGGATGGTCCATCCGCTCGGTCCCCGCGACCGGCGGTCCGTCGCGCCGGCTGGTGAATTTCGGCGACAGCGAGCAGCAGCCGAACCGGTACGCGCTGGCGACCGACGGTCGCCGGTTCTACTACACGGCGGGGCGGCGGGAGGGCGACGTCTGGGTGGCGGAGCTGACGGCGCGCTAG